A genomic window from Variovorax paradoxus includes:
- a CDS encoding type II secretion system F family protein, whose protein sequence is MATVASTRSRDGLKEFVFEWEGKDRNGKMVRGELRAAGENQVQAALRRQGVLASKIKKRRMRSGKAIKPKDIAIFTRQLATMMKAGVPLMQSFDIVGRGNANASVAKLLNDIRSDVETGTSLSAAFRKFPKYFDNLYCNLVEAGEAAGILEELLDRLATYMEKTEAIKSKIKSALMYPISVIVVAFVVIAIIMIFVIPAFKEVFTSFGADLPAPTLIVISISEFFVSYWWLIFGGIGGGLYFFMQAWKRNERFQRVMDRALLKVPIFGVLIEKSCVARWTRTLATMFAAGVPLVEALDSVGGASGNTVYGDATTKIQQEVSTGTSLTTAMTNANLFPSMVIQMTAIGEESGSIDHMLGKAADFYESEVDDMVAGLASLMEPIIIVFLGTIIGGIVVSMYLPIFKLGQVV, encoded by the coding sequence ATGGCAACAGTGGCATCCACCCGCTCACGTGATGGGCTCAAGGAGTTTGTCTTCGAATGGGAAGGCAAAGATCGCAACGGCAAGATGGTGCGCGGTGAGCTTCGTGCCGCCGGCGAAAACCAGGTGCAGGCCGCACTGCGTCGCCAGGGCGTGCTCGCGTCCAAGATCAAGAAGCGCCGCATGCGCTCCGGCAAGGCGATCAAGCCCAAGGACATCGCCATCTTCACGCGCCAGTTGGCGACCATGATGAAGGCCGGCGTGCCCTTGATGCAGTCCTTCGACATCGTCGGGCGCGGCAACGCGAACGCAAGCGTGGCCAAGCTGCTCAACGACATCCGCAGCGACGTGGAAACCGGCACCTCGCTGTCGGCTGCCTTCCGCAAGTTCCCGAAGTACTTCGACAACCTGTACTGCAACCTGGTGGAGGCCGGCGAAGCGGCCGGTATTCTCGAAGAACTGCTGGACCGGCTGGCCACCTACATGGAAAAGACCGAGGCGATCAAGTCCAAGATCAAGTCGGCATTGATGTACCCGATCTCGGTGATCGTGGTGGCCTTCGTGGTCATCGCCATCATCATGATCTTCGTCATTCCGGCGTTCAAGGAAGTGTTCACGTCGTTCGGCGCTGACCTGCCCGCGCCGACGCTGATCGTGATCAGCATCAGCGAATTCTTTGTGTCCTACTGGTGGCTGATCTTCGGCGGCATCGGCGGCGGGCTCTACTTCTTCATGCAGGCCTGGAAGCGCAACGAGCGCTTTCAAAGAGTCATGGACCGGGCACTGCTGAAGGTACCAATTTTCGGCGTCCTGATCGAAAAATCCTGCGTAGCCCGCTGGACCCGCACCCTTGCAACCATGTTCGCCGCCGGCGTGCCACTGGTCGAAGCCCTCGATTCGGTGGGTGGCGCCTCGGGCAACACCGTCTACGGCGACGCCACGACGAAGATCCAGCAGGAGGTCTCCACAGGCACCAGCCTCACCACGGCCATGACCAACGCCAACCTGTTCCCTTCCATGGTGATCCAGATGACCGCCATTGGCGAAGAATCCGGCTCCATCGACCACATGCTGGGCAAGGCCGCCGACTTCTACGAATCAGAAGTGGACGACATGGTCGCAGGCCTCGCCAGCCTGATGGAACCCATCATCATCGTGTTCCTCGGCACCATCATCGGCGGCATCGTGGTGTCGATGTACCTGCCCATCTTCAAGCTCGGCCAGGTCGTTTGA
- a CDS encoding prepilin peptidase, with protein sequence MLVSREFDTVFAGVLGLLIGSFMNVVIYRTPVMMYRDWLADAVANLMPSKDAPSLWSLAFGPKVAPPAELEAAADKAAAVIEAQPPFDLTRPASRCGTCGHKIRWYENIPVLSYAALRGRCSSCKTSINLRYPLVELVTGALFALCAWRFGITPAGVLWAAFGALLICQFLIDFDTQFLPDSLNYPLLWLGLIGAAMGWTGVPLSSAVWGAVFGYLSLWLVYHGFRLVTGKEGMGYGDFKLLAALGAWLGADYLIAIILVSSLVGAVIGVTLRVAGKLAHKDIPIAFGPFLAGAGLVCLVAGPEVVRQWIPFAFPLGALIH encoded by the coding sequence ATGCTCGTTTCGCGGGAGTTCGACACCGTTTTCGCCGGTGTGCTGGGGCTATTGATCGGCAGCTTCATGAATGTCGTCATCTACCGCACGCCGGTGATGATGTACCGCGACTGGCTCGCCGACGCCGTCGCCAATCTCATGCCGTCGAAGGATGCGCCCTCGCTGTGGTCGCTGGCCTTCGGTCCGAAGGTCGCGCCTCCCGCTGAGCTGGAAGCGGCAGCCGACAAGGCGGCCGCCGTCATCGAGGCACAACCTCCTTTCGACCTGACCCGCCCCGCATCGCGCTGCGGAACGTGCGGGCACAAGATCCGCTGGTACGAGAACATCCCCGTGCTGAGCTACGCCGCTCTGCGCGGGCGCTGTTCGTCGTGCAAGACCTCGATCAACCTGCGCTACCCCTTGGTCGAGCTGGTCACGGGCGCCCTGTTCGCGCTCTGTGCCTGGCGCTTCGGCATCACACCGGCCGGGGTGCTCTGGGCCGCGTTCGGCGCCCTGCTGATCTGCCAGTTCCTGATCGATTTCGACACCCAGTTCCTGCCCGACTCGCTCAACTACCCCCTGCTTTGGCTCGGCCTGATCGGCGCGGCCATGGGCTGGACCGGCGTGCCGCTGAGCTCGGCGGTCTGGGGCGCGGTGTTCGGCTACCTGAGCCTCTGGCTTGTGTACCATGGCTTTCGCCTGGTTACGGGCAAGGAAGGCATGGGCTATGGAGACTTCAAACTGCTCGCCGCGCTGGGCGCCTGGCTCGGCGCCGACTATCTCATCGCGATCATCCTCGTCTCTTCGCTGGTGGGCGCGGTGATCGGCGTGACGCTGCGCGTCGCCGGCAAACTGGCGCACAAGGACATTCCCATCGCTTTCGGTCCCTTCCTGGCCGGGGCGGGCCTCGTCTGCCTGGTGGCGGGCCCGGAAGTCGTGAGGCAATGGATTCCGTTCGCCTTCCCCCTTGGCGCACTGATCCATTGA
- the rpmA gene encoding 50S ribosomal protein L27, producing MAQKKGGGSTRNGRDSKPKMLGVKAFGGELISAGSIIVRQRGTQFHPGVNVGVGKDHTLFALVDGHVSFGTKGALNKHTVNVTPAA from the coding sequence ATGGCACAGAAAAAAGGCGGCGGCTCAACGCGAAACGGGCGCGACTCCAAGCCCAAGATGCTCGGCGTGAAGGCTTTCGGCGGCGAACTGATCAGCGCAGGCTCGATCATCGTGCGCCAGCGCGGCACCCAGTTCCACCCCGGCGTGAACGTCGGCGTGGGCAAGGACCACACGCTGTTTGCCCTGGTCGACGGCCACGTGTCGTTCGGTACCAAGGGTGCACTCAACAAGCACACGGTCAACGTGACCCCCGCGGCGTAA
- a CDS encoding polyprenyl synthetase family protein, translating to MPVPAADTSPTATVLDLIAGDMVEVDRVIARRLDTGVPLVSQVSRYIISAGGKRLRPALLLLMSGALGYTGEQRFNLAAVVEFIHTATLLHDDVVDESTLRRGRATANESFGNPASVLVGDFLYSRAFQMMLDASNMRVMQILAEATNVIAEGEVLQLMNMHDASLDEAAYLRVIRSKTAKLFEASTRLAAVLAGATPDVEEACATYGQALGTAFQVIDDVLDYAGDANETGKNVGDDLREGKTTLPLIFAMQRGTSAQSDLVRAAIEAGDTAQLGKVVEIVRETGALDASRAAAAAEAQRAIHALSGFPSNSHASGLLQLAAQLLERRA from the coding sequence TTGCCAGTTCCCGCCGCCGACACCTCCCCCACCGCCACCGTGCTGGACCTGATTGCCGGCGACATGGTCGAAGTCGACCGTGTGATCGCCCGCCGCCTCGACACGGGCGTGCCGCTGGTCAGCCAGGTTTCCAGGTACATCATTTCCGCTGGCGGCAAACGCCTGCGGCCGGCGCTCCTGCTGCTGATGTCGGGCGCGCTGGGTTACACCGGCGAACAGCGCTTCAATCTGGCCGCCGTTGTGGAATTCATTCATACGGCCACCCTGCTGCATGACGACGTGGTCGACGAATCGACCCTGCGGCGCGGGCGAGCGACCGCCAACGAATCGTTCGGCAACCCGGCCAGCGTGCTGGTCGGCGACTTTCTCTACTCGCGCGCATTCCAGATGATGTTGGATGCCAGCAACATGCGCGTCATGCAGATCCTGGCCGAAGCCACCAACGTGATCGCCGAAGGCGAGGTACTCCAGCTGATGAACATGCACGACGCATCGCTGGACGAGGCGGCATATCTGCGCGTGATCCGCTCGAAGACCGCAAAGCTCTTCGAGGCCAGCACCCGCCTCGCGGCCGTGCTGGCAGGCGCCACACCTGATGTGGAAGAGGCCTGCGCCACCTACGGACAGGCACTCGGCACCGCCTTCCAGGTGATCGACGACGTGCTGGACTACGCGGGCGACGCCAACGAGACAGGAAAGAACGTCGGCGACGACCTGCGCGAAGGCAAGACCACGCTCCCGCTCATCTTCGCAATGCAGCGAGGCACCTCGGCTCAGAGCGACCTGGTGCGCGCCGCCATCGAGGCGGGCGACACCGCCCAGCTGGGCAAGGTCGTCGAGATCGTTCGCGAAACTGGAGCCCTGGACGCCTCCCGCGCGGCGGCTGCCGCCGAAGCACAGCGCGCAATTCATGCGCTGAGCGGCTTCCCATCCAATTCGCACGCTTCAGGTTTGCTACAATTGGCGGCTCAGTTGCTTGAGCGACGTGCCTGA
- the coaE gene encoding dephospho-CoA kinase (Dephospho-CoA kinase (CoaE) performs the final step in coenzyme A biosynthesis.), with translation MVRRIGLTGGIGSGKSTVAGLLMAQGAVLVDTDAIARAIALPGGIAVPALEAAFGPGVIAPDGGLDRAAMRQIVFADTGAKARLESILHPLIGAETQRQAAAAGEDAVVVFDVPLLVESGRWRATVDRVLVVDATEETQLKRVVARSGWTPEAVKAVIAQQATRRARRAAADAVVFNESLTLEELAQQVRGLWERWVRPGTR, from the coding sequence ATGGTGCGGCGCATCGGCCTGACGGGCGGCATCGGCAGCGGCAAGAGCACCGTCGCCGGGCTGCTGATGGCCCAAGGGGCGGTACTGGTGGACACCGATGCCATCGCGCGCGCCATCGCGCTCCCTGGCGGCATCGCCGTGCCGGCCCTTGAGGCAGCCTTCGGCCCCGGGGTCATCGCCCCGGATGGCGGCCTGGACAGGGCAGCCATGCGACAGATCGTGTTCGCGGATACGGGTGCCAAGGCTCGCCTCGAATCCATCCTCCACCCCTTGATCGGCGCCGAAACCCAGCGCCAGGCCGCAGCAGCGGGCGAGGATGCGGTCGTCGTGTTCGATGTTCCCCTGCTCGTCGAATCCGGCCGCTGGCGCGCCACTGTCGACCGGGTGCTGGTGGTCGATGCCACCGAGGAAACGCAGCTCAAGCGCGTCGTCGCACGCTCGGGCTGGACGCCGGAAGCGGTCAAGGCAGTGATCGCCCAGCAGGCCACGCGCCGGGCGCGCCGGGCCGCCGCCGACGCGGTCGTTTTCAACGAGTCTTTGACGCTGGAGGAACTCGCTCAGCAGGTACGGGGTCTCTGGGAACGGTGGGTTCGGCCGGGCACGCGATAA
- the pilB gene encoding type IV-A pilus assembly ATPase PilB, giving the protein MAAAELPVKEPSQIALPGLARALVSAGKLPARAAEDIYQKSLSGRTSFIAELTGSGAVSAADLAHTLSTAFGAPLLDLDAIDPQRLPKDLLDAKLCHAYRIVVLSKRNNRLIVATADPSDQQAAEKIKFASQMGVDWVIAEYDKLSRMIEAAAVTAAESINNIVGSEFEFDDVSADTSGDSNEQAIAEVEDAPVVRFLHKMLLDAVGMRASDIHFEPYEHHYRVRFRVDGELREIASPPTVIKDKLASRIKVISRLDISEKRVPQDGRMKLKIGPDRVIDFRVSTLPTLFGEKIVVRILDPSSARLGIDALGYDADEKARLLHAIGRPYGMVLVTGPTGSGKTVSLYTCLNLLNQPGVNIATAEDPSEINLPGVNQVNVNERAGLTFATALRAFLRQDPDIIMVGEIRDLETADISIKAAQTGHLVLSTLHTNDAPTTLTRMRNMGIAPFNIASSVILITAQRLARRLCTVCRVPADVPREALLDAGFREEDLDGTWKPYRPVGCSACSGGYKGRVGIYQVMPITEAIQEIILRDGSALDIAQQSEAEGVRSLRQSGLRKVMQGLTSLEEVVACTNE; this is encoded by the coding sequence ATGGCCGCTGCCGAACTTCCAGTTAAAGAACCCTCGCAGATTGCCCTCCCCGGGCTCGCGCGCGCCCTGGTGTCGGCCGGCAAGCTTCCTGCCAGGGCCGCCGAAGACATCTACCAGAAGTCCCTGAGTGGCCGCACCAGCTTCATCGCGGAGCTGACCGGCTCCGGCGCCGTCTCGGCCGCCGATCTCGCCCACACCCTTTCCACCGCCTTCGGCGCGCCGCTGCTCGATCTCGACGCCATCGATCCCCAGCGCCTGCCGAAGGATCTGCTCGACGCGAAGCTGTGCCACGCGTACCGCATCGTTGTCCTGAGCAAACGCAACAACCGTCTGATTGTTGCAACAGCCGATCCCTCGGACCAACAGGCGGCAGAGAAGATCAAGTTCGCCTCCCAGATGGGTGTCGACTGGGTCATCGCGGAATACGACAAGCTGTCGCGAATGATCGAAGCCGCCGCAGTGACGGCGGCGGAGAGCATCAACAACATCGTCGGCAGCGAGTTCGAGTTCGACGATGTCTCGGCCGACACCTCGGGCGACAGCAACGAGCAGGCAATCGCAGAAGTCGAAGACGCACCGGTCGTGCGCTTCCTTCACAAGATGCTGCTCGACGCCGTTGGCATGCGGGCCTCGGACATTCACTTCGAGCCCTACGAGCATCACTACCGCGTGCGTTTCCGGGTCGACGGCGAACTGCGCGAGATCGCCAGCCCGCCCACCGTCATCAAGGACAAGCTGGCCTCGCGCATCAAGGTCATTTCCCGGCTCGACATCTCCGAGAAACGCGTGCCGCAGGACGGCCGAATGAAGCTCAAGATCGGGCCCGACCGCGTGATCGACTTTCGCGTGAGCACACTGCCCACGCTGTTTGGCGAGAAGATCGTCGTTCGTATTCTCGACCCGAGCAGCGCGCGCCTGGGTATCGATGCCCTGGGCTACGACGCGGATGAAAAAGCGCGGCTCCTGCATGCCATCGGCCGCCCGTACGGGATGGTGCTCGTCACCGGCCCGACTGGCTCCGGCAAGACAGTGTCGCTCTACACCTGCCTGAACCTGCTGAACCAGCCGGGCGTCAACATCGCCACGGCGGAAGATCCGTCGGAAATCAACCTGCCCGGCGTCAACCAGGTCAACGTCAACGAACGGGCCGGCCTGACCTTCGCGACCGCGCTGCGCGCCTTCCTGCGCCAGGATCCCGACATCATCATGGTCGGCGAAATCCGCGACCTCGAAACCGCCGATATCTCGATCAAGGCCGCGCAAACGGGCCACCTGGTGCTCTCCACGCTGCACACCAACGACGCGCCGACCACGCTCACGCGGATGCGCAACATGGGTATCGCGCCGTTCAACATCGCATCCAGCGTGATCCTGATCACGGCACAGCGCCTCGCGCGGCGGCTGTGTACCGTCTGCCGCGTGCCGGCCGACGTCCCGCGCGAAGCGCTACTCGACGCAGGGTTCAGGGAGGAAGATCTGGACGGCACATGGAAGCCCTACCGCCCCGTCGGCTGCTCCGCTTGCAGCGGCGGCTACAAGGGCCGCGTGGGCATCTACCAGGTGATGCCGATCACCGAGGCCATCCAGGAAATCATCCTGCGGGACGGCAGCGCGCTCGACATCGCACAGCAGTCCGAGGCGGAGGGCGTACGCTCGCTGCGGCAGTCGGGTCTGCGCAAAGTGATGCAAGGTCTCACTTCTCTGGAAGAAGTCGTGGCCTGCACCAACGAATAA
- the rplU gene encoding 50S ribosomal protein L21: protein MYAVIKTGGKQYRVASGEKIKVEQIAADVGQEIVIDQVLAVGNGAEIKVGTPLVSGATVTVTVLSHGKHDKVHIFKMRRRKHYQKRQGHRQQFTELQIGAIAG, encoded by the coding sequence ATGTACGCGGTCATAAAAACCGGTGGCAAGCAGTATCGCGTTGCTTCCGGCGAGAAAATTAAAGTAGAACAGATTGCTGCGGACGTAGGCCAGGAAATCGTGATCGACCAGGTTCTGGCTGTCGGAAACGGCGCTGAAATCAAGGTTGGCACGCCCCTGGTGTCCGGCGCAACGGTGACAGTCACGGTACTGTCGCACGGCAAGCACGACAAGGTCCACATCTTCAAGATGCGCCGTCGCAAGCACTATCAGAAACGTCAAGGTCATCGCCAGCAGTTCACCGAACTGCAAATCGGCGCGATCGCCGGCTAA
- the cgtA gene encoding Obg family GTPase CgtA, translating into MKFVDEAFIDIAAGDGGNGCVSFRHEKYKEFGGPNGGDGGRGGHVFAVADSNLNTLVDFRYSRRHEAKRGEHGMGSDMFGAAGDDITLKMPVGTIISDVETGEVLFELLKEGEVITIAKGGDGGFGNMRFKSAINRAPRQKTPGWPGEKRSVKLELKVLADVGLLGMPNAGKSTLISAISNARPRIADYPFTTLHPNLGVVRVGPEQSFVVADLPGLIEGASEGAGLGHLFLRHLQRTRLLLHVIDMAPFDDNIDPVAQAKAIVGELKKYDAALYEKPRWLVLNKLDMVPTEERAARVKDVVKRLRFKGPVFEISALTREGCEHLVQAVYQQVKAQQVAEHAPVVVDPRFTPLPSEGA; encoded by the coding sequence ATGAAGTTCGTCGACGAAGCCTTCATCGACATCGCCGCCGGCGATGGCGGCAACGGCTGCGTGTCGTTCCGTCATGAGAAGTACAAGGAATTCGGCGGCCCCAACGGCGGCGACGGCGGCCGCGGCGGCCACGTGTTCGCAGTGGCCGATTCGAACCTCAACACGCTGGTCGATTTCCGCTACTCGCGCCGCCACGAAGCCAAGCGCGGCGAGCACGGCATGGGCTCCGACATGTTCGGTGCCGCGGGCGACGACATCACGCTCAAGATGCCGGTCGGCACGATCATCTCCGATGTCGAAACCGGCGAGGTGCTGTTCGAGCTATTGAAAGAGGGCGAAGTCATCACCATCGCCAAGGGCGGCGACGGTGGCTTCGGCAACATGCGCTTCAAGAGCGCCATCAACCGCGCGCCGCGTCAGAAGACGCCCGGCTGGCCTGGAGAAAAGCGCAGCGTCAAGCTGGAGTTGAAGGTGCTGGCAGACGTCGGCCTGCTTGGCATGCCGAATGCCGGCAAGTCGACGCTGATCAGCGCCATTTCCAATGCCCGCCCACGCATTGCCGACTACCCCTTCACCACGCTGCACCCGAACCTCGGTGTTGTGCGCGTCGGCCCGGAGCAGAGCTTCGTGGTGGCCGACCTTCCCGGCCTGATCGAAGGCGCATCCGAAGGTGCGGGCCTCGGCCATCTCTTCCTGCGCCACCTGCAACGCACGCGCCTGCTGCTGCATGTGATCGACATGGCGCCGTTCGACGACAACATCGACCCTGTCGCCCAGGCCAAGGCCATCGTCGGCGAGCTCAAGAAGTATGACGCCGCGCTCTACGAAAAGCCGCGTTGGCTCGTGCTCAACAAGCTCGACATGGTGCCGACCGAAGAACGTGCGGCCCGCGTCAAGGACGTCGTGAAGCGCCTGCGCTTCAAGGGGCCCGTGTTCGAAATCTCGGCGCTCACGCGCGAAGGCTGCGAACACCTGGTGCAGGCTGTTTATCAGCAGGTCAAGGCACAGCAGGTGGCCGAGCACGCGCCGGTCGTCGTCGATCCGCGCTTCACGCCGTTGCCTTCCGAGGGCGCCTGA
- a CDS encoding RNA pyrophosphohydrolase: MLDRDGFRPNVGIILLNQRNQVFWGKRIRTHSWQFPQGGIDRGESPEQAMFRELHEEVGLHPEHVRIVARTRDWLRYEVPDRFIRRDARGHYKGQKQIWYLLQLVGHDWDLNLRATDHPEFDAWRWHDYWVPLDVVVEFKRGVYEMALTELARYLPRQDFRNRFLRSNVRAREFERHSPDAGAPPGLDLPPGGSFDPHPDIPSASDEPPVHNNKAPFLPTQR; encoded by the coding sequence ATGCTCGACCGGGACGGCTTCAGGCCCAACGTCGGCATCATCCTGCTCAACCAGAGAAACCAGGTTTTCTGGGGCAAACGCATACGCACGCATTCCTGGCAGTTTCCGCAAGGCGGCATCGACCGCGGCGAAAGTCCCGAGCAAGCCATGTTCCGGGAACTGCACGAGGAAGTGGGGCTCCATCCGGAGCACGTGCGCATCGTGGCCCGTACCCGCGACTGGTTGCGCTACGAGGTGCCGGATCGGTTCATCCGCCGTGACGCACGGGGCCACTACAAGGGCCAGAAACAAATCTGGTATTTGCTGCAACTCGTCGGCCACGACTGGGATCTCAACCTGCGTGCCACCGACCATCCCGAGTTCGATGCTTGGCGCTGGCACGACTACTGGGTGCCGCTCGACGTGGTCGTCGAGTTCAAGCGCGGCGTCTACGAGATGGCGCTCACCGAGCTTGCTCGCTACCTGCCAAGGCAGGATTTCCGCAACCGCTTCCTGCGCAGCAACGTGCGCGCCCGAGAATTCGAGCGCCATTCGCCAGACGCCGGGGCGCCTCCCGGACTGGACCTGCCGCCCGGCGGCAGTTTCGATCCGCATCCCGACATTCCTTCTGCGAGCGATGAACCTCCTGTCCACAACAACAAAGCGCCGTTCCTTCCGACGCAACGCTGA
- the proB gene encoding glutamate 5-kinase — protein MTSNSGSTALRDARRIVVKVGSSLVTNEGRGLDEAAIGEWCRQLAALVREGREVVMVSSGAIAEGMKRLGWRTRPHEINELQAAAAVGQMGLAQMYETKLRENEIGSAQVLLTHADLADRERYLNARSTLVTLLKLGVVPVINENDTVVNDEIKFGDNDTLGALVANLVEADALVILTDQKGLYTADPRKDPEAKFVHEAAAGDPALEAMAGGAGSSIGRGGMITKILAAKRAAGSGASTVIAWGREADALLRLARGESIGTLLVAQTAKHQARKRWMADHLQLRGAVVVDAGAAAKVRAEGKSLLPIGMTSVSGEFSRGDVIAVRDVDGVELARGLANYSSVEARLLCRKPSSEFERLLGYVAEPEMVHRDNMVLMPS, from the coding sequence ATGACCTCGAACTCCGGATCCACTGCCTTGCGGGATGCCCGCCGTATCGTCGTCAAGGTGGGTTCCAGCCTCGTGACCAACGAGGGGCGCGGTCTCGACGAGGCTGCCATCGGCGAGTGGTGCCGGCAACTGGCTGCACTGGTGCGCGAAGGGCGCGAGGTCGTGATGGTGTCGAGCGGGGCCATTGCCGAAGGCATGAAGCGCCTCGGCTGGCGCACCCGGCCGCACGAAATCAACGAGCTTCAGGCCGCTGCGGCCGTCGGACAGATGGGCCTGGCCCAGATGTACGAAACCAAGCTGCGCGAAAACGAAATCGGCAGCGCGCAGGTGCTGCTGACCCACGCCGACCTGGCCGATCGCGAGCGCTACCTCAATGCCCGTTCGACCCTGGTCACGCTGCTCAAGCTGGGTGTGGTGCCGGTCATCAACGAGAACGACACGGTCGTCAACGACGAGATCAAGTTCGGCGACAACGACACGCTGGGTGCACTCGTGGCCAACCTGGTCGAGGCCGATGCGCTGGTCATCCTCACAGATCAGAAGGGCCTGTACACGGCCGACCCGCGCAAGGACCCGGAAGCCAAGTTCGTGCACGAAGCCGCTGCGGGCGATCCGGCGCTCGAAGCGATGGCGGGTGGCGCAGGCTCCAGCATCGGCCGTGGCGGGATGATCACCAAAATCCTCGCGGCCAAGCGCGCCGCCGGCTCTGGCGCTTCCACGGTCATAGCCTGGGGCCGAGAGGCCGATGCCCTGCTGCGCCTGGCGCGGGGCGAGTCCATCGGCACGCTGCTGGTGGCGCAGACCGCCAAGCACCAGGCCCGCAAGCGCTGGATGGCTGACCACCTGCAACTGCGCGGCGCCGTCGTCGTCGATGCGGGTGCGGCAGCCAAGGTACGGGCCGAGGGCAAGAGCCTGCTGCCGATCGGCATGACCAGCGTTTCAGGCGAGTTTTCGCGCGGCGACGTGATCGCGGTGCGCGACGTCGATGGCGTCGAGCTGGCCCGGGGCCTTGCCAACTATTCGAGCGTGGAGGCGCGCCTGCTGTGCCGCAAGCCCTCGAGCGAGTTCGAGCGCCTGTTGGGCTATGTTGCGGAGCCCGAGATGGTCCATCGCGACAACATGGTGCTGATGCCCAGCTGA
- a CDS encoding CNP1-like family protein has product MNLLSTTTKRRSFRRNAERALLLICFGVLAGCASGQHDTDNPDWAQAGSPPPPKRSETDREWEETATPPPPAFSESRLLPIEMPPYMSLKFGVDPNTITITGDGIVRYVVVARNRTGSAVNAFYEGVRCSTAEMKSYARYNNGAWQDVAKPEWKRLNDLNSSYTRALSTQALCRGNAPRASIGEMVQNIRNPVREVQ; this is encoded by the coding sequence ATGAACCTCCTGTCCACAACAACAAAGCGCCGTTCCTTCCGACGCAACGCTGAACGCGCCCTTCTTCTGATCTGCTTCGGCGTCCTCGCGGGCTGCGCCTCGGGCCAGCACGACACCGACAACCCCGACTGGGCGCAGGCCGGCAGCCCGCCGCCGCCGAAGCGATCCGAAACGGACAGGGAATGGGAAGAAACGGCAACGCCGCCGCCGCCGGCCTTCAGCGAAAGCCGTCTGCTGCCGATCGAGATGCCGCCCTACATGAGCCTGAAGTTCGGCGTCGACCCGAACACGATCACGATCACTGGCGACGGGATCGTGCGCTACGTGGTGGTGGCGCGCAACCGCACTGGCAGCGCCGTCAACGCCTTCTACGAGGGCGTGCGCTGCTCCACTGCGGAAATGAAGAGCTATGCGCGCTACAACAACGGCGCCTGGCAAGACGTCGCAAAGCCGGAGTGGAAACGCCTGAACGACCTGAACTCCAGCTACACCCGGGCGCTGTCGACCCAGGCCCTGTGCCGCGGCAATGCGCCGCGCGCCTCGATCGGGGAAATGGTGCAGAACATACGCAACCCGGTGCGGGAAGTGCAGTAG